The Helicobacter cetorum MIT 00-7128 region CAAAATCAATGAAGTATTGCACTTAATGCGTTTAGAAAATCTAAGCAAACAAAAAATTTCCCAACTCTCTGGCGGACAAGCCCAACGAGTCGCTTTAGCAAGAGCTTTAATAGGTGCGAAAAATTTACTACTTTTAGATGAGCCTTTGAATGCCCTAGACAATGCCCTAAAAACCGAAATAGAACTTGGATTGCTTGAATTTATTAAGCGTGAAAATTTAAGCGTGATTTTAGTAAGTCATAATTTGAGCGAAATAACTAAGCTTGCACAAACCTTTCTCTTTTTAAACAAGGGGATTCTCAATGCCAATCAAAAAAGTTTACCCTTTTCAAATCGTTTGCTTGCCAAACCTCTCTTTGAAGATGAAAATTGTTACCATTATAAGATTCTTTCTCAAACGATTACCTTACCAAAAGATTGTTTAAATCCAACCTTTAAACTTGAATTCAAATAGACGATTAATTTCTAAAGATAATACTAACAATCTTATTAAACACCTTTATCACAGCTTTATGTAAGAATTTTCCTATTCTAATTTCCACAGACAATTTTTTAGGGATTATTTTTTGTTGCACATTAGAATATTCGCTCAATGTTTCATCTTCACTAATGGCAAAAGGCTCTAACACATAGTTTTTTACCCCATGCAAGTAATACCTATCCATAATATTATCCACAGGCATGACCCATTTTTTAGCGCTATATTTCAATAGCTTTTGAGCCATTTTGGGGCTAATCACATAGCCTTGAGTGCCAATGCCATCTTTAAAATGTAAGATTTTAGATATTCCTTTTATAGAAGTAGCACGCTTTAAAACCGGCTCAAATTCTAAATGCATTAAGCGAATATAACCTAATTTATTTATATGTTTTTGACAAAAATCTAATTTTTCTTTAAAGCACCCCCCCCCTATTTTCACATCATCTTCTAACACACAAATAGGCTCATTAAGCTCCACACATTTTTGCCATAACAAATAATGGCTCGCATAGCACCCAAGCTCGCCTAAATTCATTCTCTTCCCACAATGCATTAATGCATAAAAAAAATCTTTTAACACATTTTTAGAATAAGCTCTATCTTTTAAATACAGCTCTAGCACATTATCAAGGACAAAAGAGGGGTGCGTATGCTCTAAGATTAAAGGATTTAATTTATTTTGCAGAGTTTTAGAATAAATGGCTTGAAAAACTTCATAAGAAATTTTTTGAGTTTCTAAGCTTGTTTTTAAAGGCTCAATGTTAGTTTCTTGCAAATGAAAATCTATACAAGTTTGTTCGCTTAGATGGATAATAAAAACACGCATATTAAACCTTAAGTAAATTAAATGGAGTATTAGCTATGCATTGTAACACATTTTATCAAGCCATTATCTTAAAGATAATTTTATAATTTTAAACGATTTTAGGTATGATTGCGTCTCACTTAAGCGCCTTTTTAAAAGGTTAGTGATAAATATCAATCAAGGAATTATATGGAATTTTTAGGACTACTTTTAACGCTTATTGCGATTTTTTGGGCTTATAAGAACCCTAAAAGAGAAAATTTTGCCTTTGGGATTTTAATTGTTGTATGGCTTGTAGAATTAACTATCTTTATCGCTCATAGCTCTAGTGTATTACCCAACATTAATTTATAAGGAAATAATAATGCAAGAAAATCATTCAAATAAATTTTACACCCTTTTTTCTTTAGCCATTTTAGGGATTTTGATTTTTCCTGTGGGTTTAGCGAATTTCTATTTTGGCTATGTTTTAAAAGATTCGCCCTGTATTTTTTGCTGGGCACAACGCATGAACATGATTTTTATAGGGGCTGTAGCGCTTTTAGTGGTGCGTTTTGGGTTTAAGCCTAAATACATCGCCTTGCTACTACTCATTGCTAGCAGTGGGCTATATGAGAGTTTTTATCATACCGGTAGTCATGCTTTAGAAGATGTGGGGCAAGGCTTTGCGTTAGCGATTTTTGGCTTACACACACAATTTTGGGCGTTTTTTGTCTTTTTTAGCGTAGTAGTGCTTTTGAGTCTCATGCTCTTTTTTGCCCCTAGCATTCAAAATTTTAAAGAACGCTCCTTAAATACGCTCAATAAAAGCGCTTTTTGGGTTTTCTTTGTAGTCGTAGGCTCTAATGTAATTCAAGCGTTTTTTTCTACAGGACCTTTTCCTTATATAGGGCAAAGTGACCCGGTGCGTTTTTCTTGGAATTTAAAAGAGGCTGTTTGGTCTATGGAGAATTGGGGCGATTTGAAATTCCCACGAAGTGTTTTAGGCAGAAGAGATGTGGGCAAGCCTACTAAGTTAAGTGCCTTACCTAAAGACAATGATTATCAACATTCGCCTTTAGAAATCACCAAAACTTTAGAGACTGAAAAAAAAGAAGTGCTTTCTTTGAAGCTTAATGGAGCGATTACTGATTTAAATTTTAACGAAGAAAATGCAATCCTTATTACAGAAAACCAAGGTCTCTATCTTGTGAGTAACGATTTGAAAACCATTCATAGCCATATGGTTTTGGATAGTTATTATAGTGCTACGGTGGGTTCGTTTGTGGGAGCGGATTTTAACGAAGATGAAAATATTGTGATTATGGGCAATAATAAAACGAGCGTAGAAATCACGCCTAATAAAAACGCTAACGCCCTTAAAAATTACCCTTATTTTTTAGAGGGGGCTAACTCTTTTGATGAAGTGGAACGCAATCGCTTAAAAACTTCTAGGGCAAAAAATTATTATATTGGCAGTGCGAGGCGTGGGGATAAGGATACTTATTTAGTTACCATACCTAACAAGCGTTATAATGATTTAGTTATTATCTCTATGCTTAATAGCGATAAACAGGTGCATGCGGAGTTTGTCCCTGAACTTGGCGATATAAAACTAAAAGAAAAGAGAAAATTAGGCGAGTTGCATATAAGTGCGTTAGCTTTAAAAGATAATAAGCTTTATGCTATCAGTAAGGAATTTAACACTCTTTTAATCATAGACCCAAAAACAGAAGAAATCATTGAAGTTTATGGCTTACCAAAAGAGATTAAAAACATTACTTCAGCAAGCTTTAGAGATAACACTCTTGTTGTAACAAGCTATGAAGAGAATCAAAACATGCTCTATGAATTATCAAATTTTTAAGGCATTAAACTCTTTTAAAGCCATTTTAATCTAAGATAATAAAGCTAGGTATAGAAGATGGTCGCTATTTTTTAATAGAGGAAAGTCCGGGCTACATTAGACAGGATTCCATTTAACTAATGGCTAGCGTAAGCTAAGGGAAAGTGCCACAGAAAGCAAACCGCCTTTTTAAGGTAAGGGTGAAAGGGTGGGGTAAGAGCCCACCAAAGCTAAAGCAATTTAGCTTGTATGGTAAACCCAATTCGTAGCAAGAAGTGCATGGTAAGTCTAAGATTAGTGCGTGCTTCGCTTGAGAAATATTGCAAAATATCTCCTAGATAAATGACCATCCATTGACAGAACCCGGCTTACTCTATGCCTAGTGTGTGAATACCCACCCACCCCAATCCTAAAAATCCCCATTTCACACTTCTAGCTACTCAAATACTTAAACATTATGTTACACTAGATAAATATTTTCAAATTAAAAGGTGGCAATAATGAGAAACTATCTTAAAAATAAGTCATATGTCAAACAAGCGCTTTTATGTGGGGTTGGATTATTAGTATTGCAAGCTTGCACATGCCCTAACACTTCGCAAAAAAATTCATTTTTAGAAAATGTGCCTTATTGGATGCTACAAAATCGTAGCCAGTATGTTACACAAGGGGTGGATAGCTCGCATATTGTAGATGGCAAAAAAACCGAAGAAATAGAAAAGATTGCCACCAAGCGTGCTACTATTAGAGTGGCTCAAAACATCGTGCATAAGCTCAAGCAGTCCTATATTTCTAAAGATAACAAGATTAAGCAAAAGCTTACCAATGAGCTTTTTGACAAAATGATACAGCCCATATATGATAGCTTAACCAATGTCAATCGCTTAGGAATTTATATTAACCCTAATAATGAAGAGGTTTTTGCGCTTGTTAGAGCCCAATCATTTGATAAGGATATTTTAACCCAAGGGTTACATAAATTACCCTTAGAAGACCAAAGTATTAAAATCCTTATTTCTAAGATTGATAACATTTTCAAAGAGTCTGTCAATTATGGCGATATTAAAATCCCTGTAGGCATGTAAAACACTCTTAAAAAATAAGTTAGAGTAATAACCCCAGTCATTTTGGGTTATTACGATTTTAGGATTTTTAGATTATTGCAAATTTTTCACTTTAGATGATTGCAAATTTATATTTTCTTAGATTACGAATTTAGGATTTTTAGATTGTTACAAAAATTTGGAATTTTTTGAGTTGTTAAAAATTTAGATTTCTTAAATGACAAGTTTAGATTTCTTATAAGCCTATCAAGCGAGTATAACCCCCCCCTACCTTAAAAGATTTTTAACCCCACAAGCACAATTCCAAAAATATTAAACAATCAAACTTGGTTAAAAAACAAAGGATTGATAACGCTCGCTTAAAAAATGCTACAAAAAACTTATTTTTAGTTCATGCTCTCACACTTCTTAGCGTGTCCCATTAAAGTAGATAATTGAGAATGATATTTAAAACTTTTTTAAAATTTTGAAATATTGATTTCTTGGCGTATTCTATTAAAATAGATATTTTAGAGTGATAGTTAAACTTTCTAAATTTTGAAACATTGATTTTTAGTATTTATTTTAAGGGATAGTTATTCTTAGATAAGTTTTTTTCTCAATTCTAGTAAACTCTAGTTTCAGCTAAATATTCAAGCGTTAGCTCATCAGTCTTAATTTTTAGGCTTTTTAAGGCTTGTTTTTAAGCTTTTTAAGATAATTCACTATGGCTACCAAGCCTTACTAAAATAAGCTCATCATCTTTCACTAGATAGACAAGTAAAATGTCAGTTTTTATATGACACTCTCTAAAAGGTTTCCATGCCCCTTTTAATTCGTGGTCTTTAAATTGTGGTTTTTTAGTGGTTCTTTCTTTCTTAAAGTAGTAATAACTTCATTCAAAACGCTATCATCAAAACCATTTTTAATCAACTTTTTTAAATCCTTTTTATAAAAGCTGTGGTGCTTAATTTTTTAGTATTCACTTCCTTTTTTTACTTCATCGCTAAATTGGGAGTAATTTTCAATGATTTCTACATTTTTACCCATTAAAATATCTCTCATAGCTTGCTGTGTTTTAAGGTTTGGGTTTTCATGCCCCTTGCAACAATCGGTAGCCTTTTTTTGATTAAGAGTAAGGTTGATTTCTTGTAAAAGTTTGGTGAGTTCATCTAGTTTGTCATTCAAGCTAGGGTCTTTTGTTCTAATTCTATGGAGACCATTTTTTTTAAAATCCATAAGGTTATTTTGTATCTTTTGGAGTTCTTGCTCTGTCTTATCAATCAAATGAGAAAGTCGCTTAGGTAATCTTGTATTTGGCATGGTTAAACCCTTTCTTTATTCTTTAAAGATAAATTTTATACTAAGGTTTTATGATGGCAAAATTTAAATTACTTTATTGGCAGAAAAACCAACAATAGAGATTTAATAGTAAAAATATAAAAGAGCTTGACTTTAGTCAAGCGATAACTTTATAAGCCTTGCGGGTGTTTGGGGGTTGTTAAGGGGGATAAGGACACAATGAAGAGTGTCCTAAGTCCCCCTTAAATAAGCGCTTTTAGCGCTTATAAAATTGATATAGTCTTAACAAGCAAGGCGTAAGCCTTTTAAAAAACAAGTTTTTGCAATCAAAAGAGATTTAACGATACACAGAGTAATTATAGTCTCCCCCAAAGAAAAAAGAATTTTTTTGGGGTTTTTAGAAAGCAATAGCTAGAGTTAATTAGAACGCATACCCATAAACCCAATATACAGAATAAGGGCGATAGTATTTCACTTCTGTGCCACCACTACTATAATAGGTGTTATAGATAGTAGGGATTTGAACCCCAATTTCAATAGAGTGTTGGTTATGCTTTTTCATATCTTTTTTTAAAATACCAAAATTCATACGCATGCCCACATCAAAGAGGAATTGAAACTTAGTCGCAGTAACCTTTTTAGTATCTACTTGGACACTCTTAGCTAAAGAGGTGATATAACTATCTCCAGCTAATTGAATCCCTGTAAAGAATCCCGCATCAATACTTCTAGAACCAAATGAACGAGAGAACACATTATAGAGTGCGTCTGTTCCTACACCATAAGTGAGTAGATTAACTGTGTTATAGTTGGCACCATTACCTACACCTGCTCCATTATAAGAAAAGAATCCATAGTATCTTAGACCAAAGGCTTTTTTCTTACCAAAGAATTGTTTGTAACCAATCTTAGTGTAAAATCCGCTCATCGCATTAGTTTGCTTGCTATTGCCAGCAGCAAATTGCCCTAGCCATGGGTGGGCTTTGAGGTTATCGTTGGCTTGAACGACAGCATTAAGGGTGTTTTGAGTGTTGGTAATGAGCGCTTTCATTTGCCCTAAAGAGCCGTCATTAAACCTACCTGTTCCTACTGCTTGGGCATTAGTGGGGTTAAACCCTATTTTACCATTAGTAATTGACGCAATTTCTAGGTTTTTTAACGCTTGACTAGAAGTAGAGATAATGCCATCTACAAGACCTGTAAATTCTGCTGTGCTAAGCGTTCCGCTTGCATTAGCAGCGTTGAAGTTGTTTAATTGCAAGGTGGCATTAGTAATATTATCAATTGCTAATACGGCATTAGAATAGGCTTTGTCTAAAACTCCTCCTAGTGTCAAATTACCAGTGCCATAATAACCAAGCTCTTTTAAGGCTTGCAGATTAGGTTCTTGTAAGGCGGCATATTTATCTGGGTATTCCTTTAGCCATTCTGCCATGTAGGCAAAGTAGGATTTAACAATACCAGAGACATTAAGCTCTTGAACTAGACCATTACCCCCACAGCTATTAGGCCCCATAGTAGTCCAACCAAAGCAGTATTGGTTACGAAAGGCTTGGTTGTATTCTTGGTCTGTTTGGCTTCCTATACCTTCTAATGCTTGGGAAATTTTTTTATACGCATTAAATAGATGTGAGCCACTTGGGCTAGTTAAAATGATAGTTGGAGATATTAAATTGCCCCTATCTAAAGCAACCATTAGGGCATTGCCTAAATTCCCTACGACATTTAATCCTTGTTGAGGATAAATGTCATCACCATTACCAACCCCAAATGAATTTTCGTATTTTTGAACATCAACAGAGCTATTGATAGTGAGGGTGCTATTCAACTCCTTAGCCACTTGCATAGCTTGGTATTTATTAGGATTCTTCACACTCTGCACCACTTGACCTAATTCATAACCAAAGGTCATAAAGCCTCCATCTTCTTCAGCACTTAAGGGGCTTAGAGATAAAGAAAGCACTAGGCTTAAAGGGGCTAAAAATTTGATATTGTTTTTAAAATGTTTCACAGAATTTTCCTTGTTAAACTTTGTTGTTGTTATTTTCATCTTTCTTTTCCCCTTTCTTAGAATGAATACCCATAAGACCAATACACGCTATAAGGACGGAAGTATCTCACTGTAGTTCCAGCAGACTTATAATAGGTGTTATAGATAGTAGGCACTTGCACACCAATTTCTACAGTGTGTTGTCTATGGCGCTTAGTCTTTTGACCTAATTTACCAAAGTTCATACGAAAGCCTAAATCAAAGAGGAATTGAAAATGTGTGCTTTGAATATCTTTCTTATTGACATATTGGCTATTTTTCAAAGAAGAGTTAAAGGTCTCTCCTGCTAATTGAATCCCACCAAAGACACCAAAATTCACTGACTTGTTTTGATAAGAGCGTTCAAAGATGTTATAAAGCACATCAGTGCCTACCCCATAAGTGTATAGACCTACAGAATTAGAAGTCTCTCTAAAGCCTACACTAGCTCCATTATAAGAGAAGAATCCATAGTATCTTAGACCAATATTACGCTTTTTACCAAAGAATTGTTTGTATCCCCATTTGGTATAAAAACCATTCATAATATTAGTTTGTCGGCTATTACCCGCTCTAAATTGGGGGAGATAGGGGGTGGATTCTACTTTTCTGATTAAGCCTTGAAGTGTGCTTAAAGTATTGAGTGCGTTAGGGAGCATGGTGGTTTGTAAAGAAGCACTTCTAGCTTGAATAACTGAAGTTACGCCCGCTATTTGACTAGCAGCTGAACTACCTGAAACTAATTTTTGAGCATTATCAGATAAAGTCTCTAGGGTTTTTTCGCTTGCGCTTATAACTTGATTAGCATTTTGAGCAATTTGTTGGTTGGTAAGCTCTTGGGTATTATTGGCAGTATTGTAATCACCTAATGCTAGAATAGCACCCATTAGAGTGTTTGCTGCATTATAGAGGTCTTGATTCTGCGCTTTAAGGAAATCAACATATTGAGTATAGAAGACTGAGCTAGGATTTTTTGGGTCATTATTTGGAGCACCTTGATAGCTACTACTTTGTGTGCTAAGAACATTATTCATAGCTTGTAGGAAATATTCTACACTACTAAGATAGCTGAGTTCTTGGAACACATGCTCATAAGAGGTGTTGTATTGATTATTTCCGGTGCTTGTCTGATTGATTTGATAAGGAATGGTTCCAGGAGTAGTGCCACTACCCAAAATATTATTGATAAATTTAGGGTCAGATGTATTATTGAGACCGCCAACATTAGACAAAATTTGTTTGGCTGGATACGCCCCTAAGAGTGAATACAAATACTGCGTAAAGGTATTACTAAGCACACCAACGATATTTGCCCCTTGATTGGCACTAACATTATTAGTATAGGCAGCATTCATCTCATTGGTCAAGGTATCTGCTTGACTTTTCCCCGGGTTTTTAACATCTTGCATGACTTGCCCTAATTCATAACCAACGGTGAAAAAGCCTCCATCATCTTCTGCATGGCTGATAGTTAAGCAAGTGATTGCCACTAAGCTTAAGCGACCTACAAACGATTTGGTTCGTTTAATCATGTGTTCTCCTTAATAAATCGTCTAATTAAAAACTATAGTGCAATCTACATTATTTTCATTACCTCATTTAACAATGATTTACATTATTTAACTTGCATGTAAATGTAAATGTAAATGTAAATGTAAATGTAAATGTAAATGTAAATGTAAATGTAAATGTAAATGTAAATGTAAATGTAAATGTAAATGTAAATGGACTAACGCCTTGCATTTTACCCTTACTGATATTAAACCAAACTTAAATAAGTGGTATTAAAGATAATATTTTGTATAGGTATTCAAGAAACCATATTTAAGAAATGAGTGAAAAAATTTTAAAGTGATTTTAAACCCACTCTTACACTTTTATTAACTAAAATAATAAGTATTAATATAAACATAATTAAAAATACTCTATAATTGTAATTTGTTTAATCAAACACATACGCTCGTATGTTATGTTTTTGTATTTTTGTTATATAAATCTTATGTTAAAAGAAGTGGCATGCTATTTAAGAGCAAAGCGCTATTTTTAAGTCTTGTTTGCTGTATTGGCTTATATGCAGAAGATAATGGGGGCTTTTTCACACTTGGGTATGAGCTAGGGCAAGTCATGCAAGATGTCAAGAATCCGGGCAAGGCTCAGGCTGATAATCTTGCTAGAGAGCTGAATAATAATGTAACGAATAATGTCTATATGAATCAAGCAAGCTTAAGTGTGGGAGGTAATATCGTGGGAGCTTTGAGCAATGCCTTTACGAAATATTTGTATGCGTTTTTAGGGGCTTATAATGCGAATGAGCTAGGACTTTCTGCTCCTATTGATACCACTTCTCAAACACAACAGAGCTTGCTAGATGAGAGTGCGAAACTTATCATTAATACTATGGTTGGCTCTGGCTATTGCACGAACTTGACTTCAACAAATAGAATTAATTGCATAAATAGTGGCTATACTTGGCAACCAAGCCTATCAGCACGCCTTGAAAGCAATCTCTCTAATGGCTATGAAGGCACTTCGTATCCTAATTTGTCTCATCAGCTCTCTTATTTGACTTCGGCTAATGTCTTTTTTGAAACCATAGATGATTATTTAAAGGGTAAAACGAGCTATACGAAGTATTTAAACTTCATTCAAAATCAACAAAAGATT contains the following coding sequences:
- a CDS encoding outer membrane protein; translation: MKITTTKFNKENSVKHFKNNIKFLAPLSLVLSLSLSPLSAEEDGGFMTFGYELGQVVQSVKNPNKYQAMQVAKELNSTLTINSSVDVQKYENSFGVGNGDDIYPQQGLNVVGNLGNALMVALDRGNLISPTIILTSPSGSHLFNAYKKISQALEGIGSQTDQEYNQAFRNQYCFGWTTMGPNSCGGNGLVQELNVSGIVKSYFAYMAEWLKEYPDKYAALQEPNLQALKELGYYGTGNLTLGGVLDKAYSNAVLAIDNITNATLQLNNFNAANASGTLSTAEFTGLVDGIISTSSQALKNLEIASITNGKIGFNPTNAQAVGTGRFNDGSLGQMKALITNTQNTLNAVVQANDNLKAHPWLGQFAAGNSKQTNAMSGFYTKIGYKQFFGKKKAFGLRYYGFFSYNGAGVGNGANYNTVNLLTYGVGTDALYNVFSRSFGSRSIDAGFFTGIQLAGDSYITSLAKSVQVDTKKVTATKFQFLFDVGMRMNFGILKKDMKKHNQHSIEIGVQIPTIYNTYYSSGGTEVKYYRPYSVYWVYGYAF
- a CDS encoding tumor necrosis factor alpha-inducing protein (Tip-alpha; forms a dimer; found in culture supernatant; induces TNF-alpha and NF-kappa-B in cell cultures of mouse cells); amino-acid sequence: MRNYLKNKSYVKQALLCGVGLLVLQACTCPNTSQKNSFLENVPYWMLQNRSQYVTQGVDSSHIVDGKKTEEIEKIATKRATIRVAQNIVHKLKQSYISKDNKIKQKLTNELFDKMIQPIYDSLTNVNRLGIYINPNNEEVFALVRAQSFDKDILTQGLHKLPLEDQSIKILISKIDNIFKESVNYGDIKIPVGM
- a CDS encoding outer membrane protein; amino-acid sequence: MIKRTKSFVGRLSLVAITCLTISHAEDDGGFFTVGYELGQVMQDVKNPGKSQADTLTNEMNAAYTNNVSANQGANIVGVLSNTFTQYLYSLLGAYPAKQILSNVGGLNNTSDPKFINNILGSGTTPGTIPYQINQTSTGNNQYNTSYEHVFQELSYLSSVEYFLQAMNNVLSTQSSSYQGAPNNDPKNPSSVFYTQYVDFLKAQNQDLYNAANTLMGAILALGDYNTANNTQELTNQQIAQNANQVISASEKTLETLSDNAQKLVSGSSAASQIAGVTSVIQARSASLQTTMLPNALNTLSTLQGLIRKVESTPYLPQFRAGNSRQTNIMNGFYTKWGYKQFFGKKRNIGLRYYGFFSYNGASVGFRETSNSVGLYTYGVGTDVLYNIFERSYQNKSVNFGVFGGIQLAGETFNSSLKNSQYVNKKDIQSTHFQFLFDLGFRMNFGKLGQKTKRHRQHTVEIGVQVPTIYNTYYKSAGTTVRYFRPYSVYWSYGYSF
- a CDS encoding glycosyltransferase family 25 protein, giving the protein MRVFIIHLSEQTCIDFHLQETNIEPLKTSLETQKISYEVFQAIYSKTLQNKLNPLILEHTHPSFVLDNVLELYLKDRAYSKNVLKDFFYALMHCGKRMNLGELGCYASHYLLWQKCVELNEPICVLEDDVKIGGGCFKEKLDFCQKHINKLGYIRLMHLEFEPVLKRATSIKGISKILHFKDGIGTQGYVISPKMAQKLLKYSAKKWVMPVDNIMDRYYLHGVKNYVLEPFAISEDETLSEYSNVQQKIIPKKLSVEIRIGKFLHKAVIKVFNKIVSIIFRN
- a CDS encoding ATP-binding cassette domain-containing protein produces the protein MIKARFKKPLLGARGKFVLDIDLEIEEKEIVALCGESGAGKSTILRVLAGLERVDEGYIEVNHSIWLDTQKKIFLKPQNRKIGFVFQDYALFPHLNVYQNIAFANPKDKNKINEVLHLMRLENLSKQKISQLSGGQAQRVALARALIGAKNLLLLDEPLNALDNALKTEIELGLLEFIKRENLSVILVSHNLSEITKLAQTFLFLNKGILNANQKSLPFSNRLLAKPLFEDENCYHYKILSQTITLPKDCLNPTFKLEFK
- a CDS encoding disulfide bond formation protein B gives rise to the protein MQENHSNKFYTLFSLAILGILIFPVGLANFYFGYVLKDSPCIFCWAQRMNMIFIGAVALLVVRFGFKPKYIALLLLIASSGLYESFYHTGSHALEDVGQGFALAIFGLHTQFWAFFVFFSVVVLLSLMLFFAPSIQNFKERSLNTLNKSAFWVFFVVVGSNVIQAFFSTGPFPYIGQSDPVRFSWNLKEAVWSMENWGDLKFPRSVLGRRDVGKPTKLSALPKDNDYQHSPLEITKTLETEKKEVLSLKLNGAITDLNFNEENAILITENQGLYLVSNDLKTIHSHMVLDSYYSATVGSFVGADFNEDENIVIMGNNKTSVEITPNKNANALKNYPYFLEGANSFDEVERNRLKTSRAKNYYIGSARRGDKDTYLVTIPNKRYNDLVIISMLNSDKQVHAEFVPELGDIKLKEKRKLGELHISALALKDNKLYAISKEFNTLLIIDPKTEEIIEVYGLPKEIKNITSASFRDNTLVVTSYEENQNMLYELSNF